Sequence from the Methanomicrobia archaeon genome:
ACGTCCGACCGTTCGTCGGCATCGAGAATGGCACGGGCATCGTCCCCGTCTGGTTTCAGATGATAAAAGCGCCCTGTCCCTACTACAATCACGAGCGATTCGAGTGTACAATCTACCAGAGGAGACCGGTCGTCTGCAAAGCCTACCCGTTTAAAGTGGTCCCGAGGGC
This genomic interval carries:
- a CDS encoding YkgJ family cysteine cluster protein, yielding MSITERVYNVPMGLALFPDEVALFDNADVRPFVGIENGTGIVPVWFQMIKAPCPYYNHERFECTIYQRRPVVCKAYPFKVVPRAYLPRGAAPTIAI